The following is a genomic window from Apodemus sylvaticus chromosome 10, mApoSyl1.1, whole genome shotgun sequence.
GCCCCCCGGGTATTTATTGCTGTACATAGTGTATGTTTGTGATATAtaaggttttctttattttgtatatgaTCAATAAACGCCTTTTAAAGAGATCTAGTGGTATTTCTTTGAAACCCGAAGGAGCAAGGGAGAGccggaaggggtggggagggccgGGTGCGCATGCGGCCCTGTAGCTGCCGGATGAGGCGGAAGCGGAAGCCGGAAGCGCAGTCAAAGGAGCGATGGCAGCCGGTGGCGGTCTGAGCCGCTCGGAGCGCAAAGCAGCCGAGCGGGTCCGGAGGCTGCGGGAGGAGCAGCAGCGGGAGCGCCTCCGCCAGGTAACCCAGGCGCCACCGTGCCCGCGCTCGCGCCGGCGCGTGCGGCCGCTCATCTACTGCTCCCGTAGGTGTCACGCATCCTGAGGAAGGCGGCTGCGGAGCGCAGCGCGGAGGAGGGCCGGCTCTTGGCCGAGAGCGAGGACCTGGTGACGGAGCTGCAGGGTCGGAGCCGGCGACGGGAGGGCCTCAAGCGCCGCCAGGAGGAGGCGAGTCGCGGGTAGCGGGTGctgggctggaggctggaggcggCGGGCCGCGGCCCGAATAACCGGCCCTGGCTCCTGTCAGGTGTGCGATGACCCGGAGGAGTTGCGGAGGAAGGTCCGCGAACTGGCCGGAGCTGTCCGAAGTGCCAGACACTTGGTTGTCtacacaggtgctgggatcagCACGGTAAGCCGGGGCCAGCGTGATGCTTCAGGTGCGGGGCGCCCCCTTCTGGGACACAAACTTGGACTGCACAGTGCTGGACTTCAAATGGTCGCTCTCCTTTGAAATAACTTCAAGGTGTCCTTTCTCGGAGACCCGAAACAATTCTAGGTTTAAGGTTTAACTAAGGTGAAGtgacaatggtggcacatgcctttagtcccagcacttgggagacaggaggatcttgtttaagttcaagaccagcctggtctgcatagggagttccaggtcagccagggctaaagAATAAGTCAATCAATAAATACTAATTTAGCTAAGTCAAAGAATTTCAGAATGCTTAACTTCTGACAGCCAGTCAAACACGGAACAGTAGCAGGGCACAGTAGCCCACTGCCTGCTAATGCTTTCTCCCTTAGAGTGGAGACAGATCGATTGATCCATACAATGTGGACAAACTGGAGCCCTAGACTTTCTCCTGAGCTTGTACTCcttgaagaaagagaaatggaaaactAGGGTGGAGTCCCAAATCTCTAATCTCAGGAATTAAGGTGGAACCTGGTAGAGGAGGAAGATTGAAACCAAAatcttgagaccagcctggctcAGAACTTGATGCAAGACTTtgtcaaaaagaaaggaagaaagaaagaagaaagaaaaaaagaaagaaaaaagaaaagaaaaaatacagtcaTAGTAGAACAGGTACATTCGAGATGTGCTGTACTCTTGACTCTGAGAGCTTTCCTAGTAAAGTGGAGGGAAGACTAGCTTTGAACTTGAACGTTTGACCCAGGTGAACTCGGACAGTTCCTATTCTGAAGAAGCCCTAAggtggtctggagagatggctcagtgggtagcaagcttgctatgcaagcatgaggacctgagtttgggctCTCAGAATCCATAGGAGGAAGCTAAGCCACACTCAAGCTGAGAAGACCGCCTGAGGCCTGAGGCTAGGCAGCCTAGCCAGATCCCTGAGCCCCAGGCCCGTGGGAGACTTCCCAACAACAGGAAGGGTGGGGGAAGTAGTGAGCCGGCGCTTGCTACCCTCCTGCCTGGTGCCCACCTCTGGTCCTCAGAACTCACACAGCAGGAGGGAACTGACTACCACAAGGTGACTCCTGACTTTACTTGTGCATCCATGACACTTGCACGATGTCCCTTTCTACAGATGTGTTGAGAAAAAAGAATAAGGTAGACAGTGGGATCCACTGACTGCCACATGTAACTGCACGcccctacacacatgtgcacgcatgcaaATATGTATACAAACACGTACAGAGACAAAAGGAGACCTTTGTTATGAAGGTAGCAGCTGGCAGTCATAAGCACACAGGAGCAGTGCAAAGCCAACTGCAGGGTCAGACACAAAATCCCGAGAGCTGGGAAACCCCCCTGTGGCCTTGCTGCTGTGGTGGCATCGAGTAGGGCCCTACAGGGCAGTGTGAGGGCAGGTagcatgacagacagacagatagcaaTGACCCAGGAGCAATTTAAGGAGCATTTGCTGCTCCATCTCAGACATCTAGGACATAAGCATTTGGGGCCCAGCCCTTCATAGCTGTGTGAAGACCCAGTTACGACTTTACAGAAGTAAGTCTACAAAACTGGTGGCAACTAAATCCCACTTGCAGCTCTTAAATGTGGTCTAAGCATCGTGTGAGGGTCCTCGATGTATGGAATTACCTGCCTGCCGGGGCGGGTACTTCTCTGCCTTTAAGCAGCATTATATACAGGGCTTCCCCCGCCAGGATCCAAAGACTCCTGGCTTCTAGATGGTTTTTTAAAATAACCCTGTCCTTGCACAGACAGGACAAGAAAGTCATTTGGATAGAGGGAAAGAGCCATACTGGGCCATCCCACTTGGGGGTCAGACACTGATCTCTAGGCATGTCCTCTCCGGGGTATTGTGCAGTACCTGTGTGTATCTTTTTGTCCGATGTGCAGGCAGCTTCTATCCCAGATTATCGGGGTCCTAATGGAGTGTGGACACTGCTTCAGAAAGGAAGGCCAGTGAGGTGAGCACGTCACAGCTTCCTCGTGGTTAGGGAAGAGCTGCGTCCAAGGGCAGCCCTTTCACATCTGTCCTCTCAAACCCCACAGAGCTGCTGACCTGAGCGAAGCGGAGCCCACCCTCACCCACATGAGCATCACCCGTCTGCATGAGCAAAAGCTGGTAAGAAAGCCggtggggcggggggtgggggtggggcgacaCACACTCACTCCCAGCGCTCAGgcaccagaggcaggaggatctctgctgagtcaagagtgagttccaggacagccagggctacacagagaaattctgtcttggagaaacaaaagcaaaagaacaaacataaaaacaaaatgctggaaagaacccagagctATCGCTCAGCGCCCAGGCGGGAAGCCATCCCACCTCGTCAGGCCTGTGGAGAACAGTCCAGGAGCTTAGCTCCCTGCTCTGCTTTCTCTCCAAGATGAGTAGCTCCTGAATCAGCTTCCCAGGCAACAACCTAGTTTTAGGGAAGCTTGTCAGGAGCCTCCAGAGATCTGCTGAGCAAGCAGGGAGGCCTGGtctgtggggtggggatggggggggcagggggggccCAAGAAGTCATTGATCCACGGTGGGTGTGTCATCCTGCTGGCCCTGTGTGACCAGTGCTGCAAGCTGCTCCTCAGATGTCTGCCCTCCTGGCTGCTCCCAGTACATCAGAGTTAGTGCAGGAGAACATGGCACCTTTCTACCTCGGGGCTCTCCTGGGTTGCCGTTGCCTCCTTGTTTTGGGAACCTTGTCCCCTGGCCAGACTGGGCTCAGAATAATTCTCCTGCAGAGGGGCGCTTCCTCTGTCCCTTACTAACGGCCACCACCGTCTGTCTTCCAGGTGCAACACGTGGTGTCCCAGAACTGTGACGGGCTCCACCTGCGGAGTGGGTTACCACGGACCGCCATCTCAGAGCTCCACGGGAATATGTACATTGAAGTGAGCAGTGCCCAGAGGGGCCTGGGCGGGACCTGGGCTGGGCGACAGGCAGATCCCGCTTACCGCGTCCTCTCTTTCACAGGTCTGCACCTCCTGCATCCCCAACAGAGAGTATGTCCGGGTGTTTGATGTGACTGAGCGTACCGCCCTCCACCGACACCTGACAGGCCGGACCTGCCATAAGTGCGGGACCCAGCTTCGGGATACGATTGTGCACTTTGGGGAGAGGGGGACCTTAGGGCAGCCTCTGAACTGGGAGGCAGCGACTGAGGCCGCTAGCAAAGCAGACACAATCCTGTGTTTAGGGTCCAGCTTGAAGGTATGTGCTGACGGTACCACGAACTCACTGCATTGAGCACCTTACTGGCCTGCCTCCCCAGAGTGCTCAGCCATTAGCGGGCAGTAGACTTGTGTCATAATCCTCCTCCTCTACTGTGTTGTATCTGCCCACTGGAACAGGTACTAAAGAAGTATCCCCGCCTCTGGTGCATGACCAAGCCTCCAAGCCGCCGGCCCAAACTCTACATTGTGAACCTACAGGTAACAATGGGTGCTTAGAGCTCCCTCCCCCGCCCTCGATGGGAGGAGCCCGGGAGATGTGCCACTCATACATCCTGAACGTCTAGTACAGGTTCAAGTGTGTCCCTGGGGAGGGGTGACCCAGTCTGTGGGGGACAAACAAAGGGTAGGAAGTTGGCCCTTATCTGTCTCTCTTGTCTTCAGTGGACCCCGAAGGATGACTGGGCTGCCCTGAAGCTTCATGGGAAGTGTGATGATGTAATGCAGCTCCTCATGGACGAACTGGGCCTGGAGATCCCTGTGTACAGTCGGTGAGTGGGTGCAGCATGGCCCCACTCCTGCCCCTCTGTGTGATGGGCCATGTCTGTCTGCCGTGAGCCTCAGAGGGACTAGCTGAGGCGGGGCTCTGCCACATGCGCATACTCTGCCATCCTGACTGGTATGGCGCCCAGCATCTCTGAGGAGAGGGGGATCTGCCAGTGTGCTCTACAGGATGCTCCCCACAGATGATTTGCAGCCTGGGTGGACAGCCGTGAGGGGTGAggactgtgcagctctggctggccaGACAGAATCTGTGTCCTTGGTTTGGGgatatttggggaaaaaaacttAAAGCAAATTGCCTTGATTCAGAATTGTGATAATTTAGACTTGGTGTGTATATTGAGTGAAAAGTTTacactttctttctctgtgaattTTCAGGGTCTTATAGGGGAAATCAATAACTTCTTTTAATCAAAGGGTTCAAGAAATTAAGGATCCCTTCACCTCTGGGCCTGGCAATTCTTGTATGTTATGTTTGTGGTGTTTTGTGACGTGGGCCTCTCCTGTGCCGCATTGTTAATGTTGttggtggttgtttttttttttttaaacattaactTAGCTCATTTTTTAATCAGTGCTTATTTGTATCTTATGTTTACAATATGTGGTTCTACATTTCAATCAGACACATGATTTCTTCATGGTGTAGTCTATAGGCCACACCTCCCCAGTCAActggcctcccccacccccacctcatcccTGTCATGCAgtctgggaaggggaaaagggtCTGCTCCACCTGCCCCCAGCCATACAAGTGAAAGGTGGGGCCCAGAGTTGCTAGCAAGTTATCCTGGAGATGGAGCTGTCCTGTGGCTAGCACTGCCCTTCCCATGTGTGCAGACCCCATGGGTGTGCAGACCCCATGGGCATGCAGAGCCCATGGGCAGTGGGTGACACACAAGAGGCCGGCTACGGCTGCTGCTGGCCTTTGCCACCCAGGAAGACTTTCCCCCCCAGCTGGGTGACACTGAAGCTGCTTCTAGCCAAAGCCCAAACAGATTAAGACagggggatgggtgggaggtCAGGCGGCCTCAGACAGTGATCCTGTGCTCGGGAGGGTTGTGATTTGAGGGGTTTTCGGACCTGCCTGAtgctgcttctctttctgttagGTGGCAAGACCCAATCTTCTCCTTGGCGACTCCCCTCCGTGCTGGTGAAGAAGGCAGCCACAGTAGGAAGTCACTGTGCAGAAGCAAAGAAGAGGCCCCACCTGGGGACCAGAGCCTCGCCCTGACCTCAGCTGCCCCCATTTTAGGAGGCTGGTTTGGCAGGGGCTGTGCCAAGCGtgcaaaaaggaagaaagcagcatAGCCCTTCATTGACCAAGAACAGTTGGCACTTTGCAGATGGCTTGACCCTTGTTCAGGGGCCCGTGTCATCGCGAAGGGAGAGCGCCCCACCAGATACAGCGGAAAGAACTATGGGGGGGCAGCACTTCATGGTGACAGAAGTCTTTAGCCATTCGTCTTTGTGGAAAGCCTCTCTTGCACTGCTGTGGTCATCCCACTACGGGCTTGATCTTCAAGGACACCTCCTCCCTCCTATTCACCCCCGGACAAAGGTGGCAGCAAGGCCTTCGTGAGAGGCGCTCCAGCCTTTCCCAGGCCTGTCCAGCAGAAGAGTCCACCTCTGCCTTACCTCACTTTCCAGGCTAGTCTCAGGGCCTTCCTCTTTCTACTACTTATTACTTCAAAGTGTTCACTTTATAGAAACCTTTTTCTGTATTGGGTATGCGGCACAGGGAGGAGCTAAGCCTCCAGTCTGAGCAAGTCTTATTAAACATCTCTCTATTGCCTTGGTGTCCCAGTGACTGTCACACGCACGCACCACAGAGGTGCCTGCACCTGAGGCCAGGCCAACGTCGCGGTGCTTTTGAAGAACCCAGTCCCTAGGAACGCTTAAGGCGCGGGGCGGGCTGCGCGCACACTGGCGGTGCCAGCCTGCCCGGCTCACCAGTGAGGACGAATGCAGAGGCCGGGCCACCCGCGACACAGACCATTGGCCGCTGAGTTGGGCGGAGGGGTGTGGCCCGGGTAGGGGCGGGGCCCCAGGCAGCGCACGCGATTGGCTACGCCGAGCGGGTGAGACCCGCGTGAGCACGCGCAAGCGTCGAGGGCGGGGCGGCGGCACTGTGTGTCGCGGGAGCTGCCAGGGCCTGCGGGGGGACCTCCGGTGCCATGATCCGGAACGGGCACGGGGCCGCCGGCGCCGCTGGGCTGAGGGCTCCGGGGGCACAGCACACCGTGCGGGTGTGGTGCGACGGCTGGTGAGTAGGGCGGCGAGGGGAGGGCGGTCACCTCGGCGTCACGCACCGGCCGTTGGTGGATCCCGAGTCTTCCGAGGCCGCTCGAGGCCACCTGGCCTCCGGTCCCTTAGGAGTGTAGCCTGCGGACACGGGTGCGTCGGAAGGCGCTCGTCCCGGCAACCGGAAATGCGGCCCCGGCCGTCTGTCCGCCTTAGGCGGGTGGACCCAGGTTACCAGGGCTGGAAGGCTGAGAGCTTCGCTGGCAAATCAGCCCGTGACGCCTCCTTAACAAAGTCCCGGAGCTGTCAACAAGCTGAAGAGATGTTGGCCTCTCTAACTTAACCATCTTTTAGCCCCTCGTTGTGCCTACCCCCGTTGGATGAGAAGGGATGCCAAAGGGCCCCCAGGGCTCCTCAGGGGTTCAGGGCGGAACAGGCGTTTCTTGTTCGTTCTTGGGTTGTTGCTGAGGATGGGACCTTGTGCACTATATGTTCAGGGTGGTGCTCCGTCCTGAGTTACAGCTCCAGCCCCCTTCTGCTCCTTTGCACCCGAGTCCCCAGCAGTGGCTTTGACTTCGTGTCAGTGGACTATGACCTTGTCCTCACCACA
Proteins encoded in this region:
- the Sirt7 gene encoding NAD-dependent protein deacetylase sirtuin-7 gives rise to the protein MAAGGGLSRSERKAAERVRRLREEQQRERLRQVSRILRKAAAERSAEEGRLLAESEDLVTELQGRSRRREGLKRRQEEVCDDPEELRRKVRELAGAVRSARHLVVYTGAGISTAASIPDYRGPNGVWTLLQKGRPVRAADLSEAEPTLTHMSITRLHEQKLVQHVVSQNCDGLHLRSGLPRTAISELHGNMYIEVCTSCIPNREYVRVFDVTERTALHRHLTGRTCHKCGTQLRDTIVHFGERGTLGQPLNWEAATEAASKADTILCLGSSLKVLKKYPRLWCMTKPPSRRPKLYIVNLQWTPKDDWAALKLHGKCDDVMQLLMDELGLEIPVYSRWQDPIFSLATPLRAGEEGSHSRKSLCRSKEEAPPGDQSLALTSAAPILGGWFGRGCAKRAKRKKAA